One Coccinella septempunctata chromosome 1, icCocSept1.1, whole genome shotgun sequence DNA window includes the following coding sequences:
- the LOC123313164 gene encoding rhythmically expressed gene 2 protein-like has translation MNAKRVFPFRLITFDVTNTLLKFTANIGKTYGDIGRKYGVKCDTNELTDSFKHQFKKMSEENPHFGYDTGLSWQNWWRRVVFDTFRRCHNDIADSKLDLISQDLIEIYKTEFCWKPASGALELLNYLQDRGVTLGVISNSDPRLHDILCNVKMDSYFKFILTSHEVGYSKPDKRIFDRAMKESMLEDLKKRQCLHIGDNLEFDYEGAKRHGWNSFLITKKKLSKFSNQAELEDKVFVDLISLKEYMRAEWNEYEVPKHSP, from the coding sequence ATGAATGCCAAGAGAGTTTTCCCGTTTCGATTGATAACTTTCGATGTGACCAACACCCTTCTAAAATTCACGGCAAATATCGGAAAAACCTATGGTGACATCGGACGAAAATACGGAGTGAAATGTGATACGAATGAACTAACAGACAGTTTCAAacatcaattcaagaaaatgagCGAGGAAAATCCCCATTTCGGCTATGATACTGGACTTTCTTGGCAGAATTGGTGGAGGCGCGTTGTGTTCGACACTTTCAGAAGATGCCATAATGATATTGCTGATTCCAAGCTTGATTTAATATCCCAAGATTTGATCGAAATATACAAAACCGAATTCTGTTGGAAACCCGCTTCAGGAGCTTTGgaacttttgaactacttacaAGACAGGGGCGTAACACTGGGTGTCATTTCGAATTCGGATCCTAGATTACACGATATTTTATGCAATGTTAAGATGGATTCGTATTTTAAATTCATCTTAACTTCACATGAAGTTGGTTATTCGAAACCAGATAAACGTATTTTCGATAGAGCGATGAAAGAGTCCATGCTGGAAGATTTGAAGAAGCGGCAGTGTCTCCATATTGGTGATAATTTGGAATTTGATTACGAAGGAGCGAAAAGACATGGCTGGAACTCTTTTCTAATAACAAAAAAGAaactttcgaaattttcaaatcagGCTGAGTTAGAAGATAAAGTTTTTGTGGATTTAATAAGTTTGAAGGAATATATGAGAGCTGAATGGAACGAATACGAGGTGCCAAAACATAgcccttaa